A window of Daphnia pulicaria isolate SC F1-1A chromosome 10, SC_F0-13Bv2, whole genome shotgun sequence contains these coding sequences:
- the LOC124314814 gene encoding eukaryotic translation initiation factor 4E type 3-like, whose protein sequence is MSNPVNLLQTANNDFNLSQSPALSAHTISTIHDQECSGTPLNTSWSWFLDKTVRGVSAAEYEANLKKIYTFSKAETFWSVYHNIPSVAEIQMRYSYHLMREERRPLWEEPYNRNGGTWKIKCFKPDTVTVWRELLLAAIGEQFCDYVEPGDDICGVSVSVRDRDDIVQIWNIDSTKADKARIIQKIQELCPNIEFQAVFYKPHQTHHAYEGAK, encoded by the exons ATGTCGAATCCAGTCAACTTGCTTCAAACCGCTAATAATGATTTTAATTTGTCACAATCTCCGGCACTGTCAGCTCACACTATCAGCACCATTCACGACCAGGAATGTAGTGGAACCCCACTGAATACTTCATGGAGCTGGTTTCTGGACAA GACTGTTCGCGGAGTTTCGGCGGCCGAGTACGAGGCCAATCTGAAAAAGATTTACACCTTCTCCAAGGCTGAGACGTTCTGGTCAGTGTACCACAATATTCCTTCCGTTGCAGAGATTCAGATGAGGTACAGCTACCATCTGATGAGGGAAGAAAGACGCCCGCTGTGGGAAGAACCTTACAATCGTAATGGGGGCACTTGGAAGATCAAATGCTTCAAACCTGATACC GTGACAGTCTGGAGGGAACTGCTATTGGCTGCCATTGGAGAACAATTCTGTGATTATGTGGAACCAGGAGATGATATTTGTGGAGTGTCTGTTTCTGTCAGAGACAGAGATGATATTGTTCAG ATATGGAATATAGACAGCACTAAAGCTGACAAAGCCAGGATAATTCAGAAGATTCAAGAGCTTTGTCCCAATATAGAGTTCCAGGCTGTCTTTTACAAGC caCACCAAACTCACCATGCTTATGAAGGcgccaaataa
- the LOC124314683 gene encoding transmembrane and coiled-coil domain-containing protein 4-like, with protein MATTAADWSDPARYAYASLLALSLNERHSHESCDPEFRQQSLRRLLEHVKLMRCEPMMQLLMESESGHTRDPYVQMLLEEPEFHGDGTRVVYDALQWALVLGNYDARIRVILHEWATQLFGLSVEHFEMLEDAIVHRVERGLRTKTLQEEEREKKEMKMKKVKKFAWIGAASVGGGVLVGLTGGLVAPLVAGSLAALLGVGGGAAAAGSVAGAAVIGSLFGAAGAGVSGYKMNKRVGDVEEFFFVRLSPGEGSRLHVTICCPGWLPPPDQNQLAEEFEDENSDDDDEIEESIERRLMQSFDGLIHSREQYGLQYETKYLAEMGRAIDAVCRLAISMAATEVLKMTIFHGLVTAVALPRTILSLTSVIDNPWNVCCNRSAQVGQMLAETLMDGTFGRRPVTLLGFSLGARVVYFCLKELHRRGGRGIVQDAVLIGTPVTGNPSEWRPLLDVVAGQLVNAFSRNDWVLKIVYRTASAAYDVAGLEGVDIQHDQLVNVDLSHLISGHGDYRTKADQCLKAIALLRVIPITTTTTSSQQQQQQSQSQQDDRPIPDGGEKEEVGGCRDANST; from the exons ATGGCTACTACTGCAGCCGATTGGAGCGATCCTGCTCGTTACGCCTATGCCTCGCTGTTGGCCTTGAGTTTGAATGAACGTCACAGCCACGAGTCGTGTGATCCTGAATTTCGCCAGCAATCCCTGCGTCGTCTGCTCGAGCACGTCAAACTCATGCGG TGCGAGCCGATGATGCAGTTGCTGATGGAATCCGAGTCGGGCCACACCAGAGATCCGTACGTTCAAATGTTATTGGAGGAGCCGGAATTTCACGGCGATGGAACCCGAGTCGTTTACGACGCATTACAATGGGCTCTAGTGCTCG gcAATTATGACGCTCGTATCCGAGTTATCCTTCACGAATGGGCCACCCAACTGTTTGGATTGAGCGTGGAACACTTTGAAATGCTGGAAGACGCCATCGTCCATCGTGTGGAACGAGGACTCCGTACCAAAACTTTGCA ggaagaagaacgagagaagaaggaaatgaaaatgaaaaaagtcaAGAAATTCGCATGGATTGGAGCCGCTTCCGTCGGCGGAGGCGTCCTGGTCGGTTTGACTGGCGGATTAGTGGCGCCACTAGTCGCCGGAAGTTTAGCAGCTCTTCTGG gtGTGGGCGGTGGAGCTGCAGCGGCTGGAAGTGTGGCGGGAGCGGCCGTGATCGGTTCGCTGTTTGGTGCGGCCGGCGCCGGCGTGTCGGGCTACAAGATGAACAAACGAGTGGGCGACGTCGAagagtttttctttgttcGTCTGTCACCTGGCGAAGGCTCACGACTGCACGTCACCATTTGCTGTCCCGGTTGGCTTCCGCCACCCGATCAAAACCAATTGGCAGAAGAATTTGAAGACGAAAatagcgacgacgacgatgaaataGAAGAATCCATTGAACGACGTCTGATGCAATCGTTTGACGGATTGATTCATTCCCGGGAGCAGTACGGACTCCAATACGAGACGAAATATCTGGCCGAAATGGGACGTGCCATCGATGCCGTTTGCAGATTGGCCATTTCAATGGCGGCCACCGAAGTTCTTAAAATGACCATTTTTCACG GTTTAGTCACGGCTGTTGCTCTTCCACGAACC ATCCTTAGTTTGACGTCCGTCATTGATAATCCATGGAACGTCTGCTGTAACCGGAGTGCCCAG GTCGGGCAAATGCTGGCCGAGACGTTGATGGATGGCACATTCGGACGTCGGCCCGTCACTCTACTTGGATTCAGCCTAGGAGCCCGGGTCGTCTATTTCTGCCTCAAG gaGCTGCACAGGAGAGGTGGACGCGGGATCGTTCAGGACGCCGTTCTGATCGGCACTCCCGTCACTGGTAATCCTAGTGAATGGCGGCCGTTACTGGACGTCGTTGCCGGACAACTGGTCAACGCCTTTTCCCG CAACGACTGGGTCTTGAAAATTGTTTACCGGACAGCGTCGGCGGCTTATGACGTGGCGGGACTGGAGGGCGTCGATATCCAACACGATCAACTCGTCAACGTCGACCTTTCTCATCTGATCAGCG gtcACGGCGACTACAGGACCAAAGCCGACCAATGCCTCAAGGCTATCGCATTGCTCCGCGTCATCccgataacaacaacaaccacatcgtcgcaacaacagcaacaacaatcgcaa AGTCAACAGGACGACCGGCCCATTCCGGATGGAGGAGAGAAGGAGGAGGTGGGCGGATGTCGAGATGCCAATTCCACCTGA
- the LOC124314773 gene encoding probable rRNA-processing protein EBP2 produces the protein MKRKLPVNESSSDSDESEVDSDEELLEAYQRGEVQPGLNQKEEVARTFTNNTTLLNSKLSDIHLKLDWVERLDLTTSLEPIVDSILNGKEDTEPQYKIETPGDRIVDDLQRETLFYRQAQSAIIEGLARLKTLGIPTKRPEDYFAQMAKSDDHMLKVKRRVLTQQMAQEKCQKVKKLRELKKYGKKVQIEVGLQRAKEKKELLSKVKQYREGKLASLDFLDDDGGKKKNMVEITKQKTKERNESKVFQPMSKGPVKGKGKGKGAVKGRGGKGDKRASKENKFGFGGKKSGSKKNNMKKDSGNDRNSKAGRGGPGGRAKQGGGKKAKGGGGARKR, from the exons ATGAAGAGAAAACTCCCCGTCAATGAATCCAGCTCTGATAGCGATGAAAGTGAAGTTGATTCTGATGAAGAG CTGCTAGAAGCCTATCAGAGAGGCGAGGTGCAACCCGGACtgaaccaaaaagaagaagttgcaCGGACGTTTACCAACAACACT ACCTTGCTGAATTCGAAGCTAAGCGATATACATCTGAAGTTGGACTGGGTTGAAAGACTTGACTTGACCACATCACTAGAGCCAATTGTTGATAGCATTCTCAATGGCAAAGAGGATACTGAACCACAGTACAAGATTGAAACTCCTGGAGACAGAATCGTCGATGATCTGCAGAGAGAAACACTGTTTTACCGCCAAGCACAGAGTGCTATCATTGAAGGGCTTGCCAGACTCAAAACACTAGGAATTCCCACAAAAAGACCAGAAGACTATTTTGCTCAAATGGCAAAATCTGACGATCACATGTTGAAg GTCAAAAGGCGAGTTCTTACACAACAGATGGCCCAGGAAAAATGtcagaaagttaaaaaactCAGAGAGCTCAAGAAATATGGTAAAAAAGTCCAAATTGAAGTTGGTCTTCAACGCGccaaggagaagaaggagcTCCTTTCCAAAGTCAAGCAATACCGCGAAGGCAAATTGGCTTCACTCGATTTCCTCGACGATGACGGcggcaagaagaaaaacatggtCGAAATCACCAAGCAAAAGACGAAGGAAAGGAACGAATCCAAAGTCTT TCAACCCATGAGCAAAGGCCCAGTCAAAGGCAAGGGGAAAGGCAAGGGTGCCGTGAAGGGTAGAGGAGGCAAAGGTGATAAACGCGcgtcgaaagaaaacaaatttggctTTGGTGGCAAAAAGAGCGGTTCAAAGAAGAACAACATGAAAAAAGATTCCGGCAACGACAGAAACAGCAAAGCAGGACGAGGTGGACCCGGCGGCCGAGCGAAACAAGGAGGAGGCAAGAAAGCcaaaggtggtggtggtgcccgtaaacgttaa
- the LOC124314728 gene encoding sorting nexin-7-like isoform X1, translated as MSAGSENLEEDYVDHTDRMRNSNTIEALTEIENAGDLILMKGTFNQNDLRDLQVLLDQPQKHVTPFETYISYQVSTKTSRIEFEKQNYVVRRRYSDFEWLRNQLSLCYPTLIVPPLPEKHSLFEQIDRYDRDFITSRMQLLHRFLNRLADHPVLSCDKKFEAFLIDTPVEFSTFKKSFAGFGLFGKMSESLQNMASSYVAKGRTVEFEKMSEYVDKLSEKIRTMEKIGQRIQKERTAYLQDLQMVQPILNQWQAYEPNLSQGLQAIGEAAITCADAQRKLVDCQKPSLSVPLHEYGLYTEAAKDSLRNRDNAQIDYEVHMEQLCRVKAEQTQLSGMGKYLQLETAPLSDHPVMFGMNMWKSPEQVQQQRMQQLETGASTLAVQVEVSRDKMECANENLRADFERWNQVKSRDLKNILQEMADLHIKMYEQSLNAWSKALPIVKNESQAQI; from the exons ATGTCAGCAGGTTCAGAGAATTTAGAGGAAGATTATGTAGATCATACAGATAGAATG AGAAACTCCAATACGATTGAAGCCTTGACGGAGATCGAGAATGCTGGAGATCTAATTCTAATGAAGGGCACATTTAATCAAAATGATCTTCGTGATTTGCAGGTTCTGTTAGACCAGCCTCAGAAACATGTTACACCATTTGAAACTTACATCAG TTACCAAGTCTCTACAAag ACTAGTcggattgaatttgaaaagcaAAACTATGTGGTTCGCCGTCGATATTCCGACTTTGAGTGGCTCAGAAACCAACTTTCATTGTGTTATCCAACACTTATAGTACCTCCACTTCCTGAGAAGCACTCCTTGTTTGAACAGATCGACAGATATGATCGCGATTTCATCACTTCAAGAATGCAACTCCTTCACAGATTCCTTAATCGTCTTGCAGATCATCCCGTTTTGAGCTGcgacaaaaagtttgaagcATTCCTGATTGACACTCCAGTG GAGTTTTCTACATTCAAAAAGTCATTCGCTGGTTTTGGACTGTTTGGCAAGATGAGTGAGTCTCTACAAAATATGGCTTCGTCTTATGTCGCTAAAGGAAGAACCGTAGAATTTGAAAAGATGAGTGAATATGTTGACAAATTATCGGAGAAGATTCGCACTATGGAAAAGATTGGTCAGAGAATCCAGAAAGAGCGTACAG CCTACCTACAGGATTTACAAATGGTGCAGCCTATTCTCAACCAATGGCAGGCCTACGAACCGAATTTGTCTCAGGGATTACAAGCTATTGGAGAGGCAGCGATTACTTGCGCTGATGCTCAACGCAAATTAGTTGACTGTCAGAAACCAAGTCTCTCAGTG CCCCTCCATGAGTACGGATTGTATACCGAAGCCGCCAAGGACTCTCTTCGCAATCGAGATAATGCCCAAATTGATTATGAAGTTCACATGGAACAGCTTTGCCGTGTCAAGGCCGAACAGACACAA CTATCTGGAATGGGTAAATACTTACAGTTGGAAACAGCCCCGCTTAGCGACCATCCCGTAATGTTCGGGATGAATATGTGGAAAAGCCCGGAGCAAGTTCAACAACAACGAATGCAACAGCTAGAGACCGGCGCTAGTACGCTGGCCGTGCAAGTCGAG gtAAGCCGAGATAAAATGGAATGTGCTAACGAAAATTTGCGCGCCGATTTTGAACGCTGGAACCAAGTCAAGTCACGGGACCTGAAGAATATTTTACAAGAAATGGCTGACTTGCACATCAAGATGTATGAACAG TCATTAAATGCTTGGTCAAAAGCGTTGCCTATAGTGAAAAACGAATCTCAAGCACAGATTTAA
- the LOC124314669 gene encoding uncharacterized protein LOC124314669 has protein sequence MSSLPRRKAAENLLNKIHQKQLTGKWENYNYGQGKASLFGRLNERLIFQLDKVIPMSALESGHILLGFSKCAQFLLTYTHSMELEVNLLTVVHKYKLHWWNFVPYKQASKVAEVTLFSDQGVSLALQIVLCYWPGDSTRLLVHGSSIRPEGESRECYLTVTSVPSVNCSDCHRIAQSFEDEDLAASWDSCVRFSCLRHGYTIHSNYSTVPPYPTFIGSVSLRCDGTIVINTANFLHVLSFQVEFPSVGSDGEQDFLLSQPLDDVNQQLPTIHPEWEDESERSYSFSNVRSTSSTFSVTSNTPNMSPNFTSSSNQRKSISSPMPHGNSSSNQESEYDFMEDTSELPRETISAFRKRRLADKKYEFTDENTENIPLKVMRKRRDLEHQLQQQQQQPFVVVSGSKDVNEDWEWNFSCTVGTNDVLRPFNSNIPTPIRSPDWDRLGELVEDIRPPIEPQREPSKLAEPPTCVAQFQRRYFEVDDELVSVITDIEDDDLSSSTGYHNALPLEVHGAGYNQMAMVSNAKAFRLKLPHVCVKQMSIDTEQFCHEMAQRLCTQAQKKYWFCSDFNVEIIDLCLETNDVVAAAYMLVEADVPRTNQKMQRCLCQASVFFAWNTETGQHRIIDYDLPVEIATLSTQNQSVSTRSGWHPAKDIGRRLRKELMTPEKPVYTLTNIPELTGRSFNVIYDPSRTFAIVLYDKKY, from the exons ATGTCAAGTCTGCCTAGAAGAAAAGCTGCTGAGAATCTTCTTAATAAAATTCACCAAAAGCAG CTGACTGGAAAGTGGGAAAACTACAACTATGGACAGGGTAAAGCTTCACTCTTTGGACGCCTGAATGAAAGGCTAATCTTTCAACTAGACAAAGTAATTCCCATGTCAGCCTTAGAATCAGG ACATATTCTTCTTGGGTTTTCAAAATGTGCTCAATTTTTGTTGACATACACACATTCAATGGAGCTGGAAGTAAATCTGCTGACTGTGGTCCACAA gtaCAAGCTACATTGGTGGAATTTTGTGCCTTACAAACAGGCCAGCAAGGTTGCAGAGGTTACTTTATTCAGCGATCAAGGAGTGTCTCTAGCTCTGCAAATAGTGTTGTGCTATTGGCCAGGTGATTCTACTCGTTTACTAGTCCATGGAAGCAG CATCCGGCCTGAAGGAGAAAGTCGCGAGTGTTATTTAACCGTCACATCAGTGCCATCTGTAAATTGTTCCGATTGCCATCGAATCGCCCAGTCGTTTGAGGATGAGGATTTAGCTGCAAGTTGGGATAGTTGCGTTCGTTTCAGCTGTCTTCGACACGGCTACACAATCCATAGCAATTACTCAACTGTGCCGCCTTACCCGACTTTCATCGGCTCTGTTTCTCTACGTTGCGACGGGACTATAGTGATCAACACGGCAAATTTCTTGCATGTCCTGTCTTTTCAAGTAGAATTTCCGTCGGTTGGCTCTGATGGCGAGCAAGACTTTCTCCTCTCCCAGCCATTGGATGATGTGAATCAACAACTCCCAACCATTCATCCTGAATGGGAGGATGAGTCCGAACGCTCGTATTCTTTTTCTAACGTTCGATCAACTTCCTCAACGTTCAGCGTCACTTCCAATACGCCTAACATGTCGCCCAACTTTACCTCGTCAAGCAATCAACGAAAATCTATAAGTAGTCCTATGCCTcatggcaacagcagcagtaaCCAAGAGTCAGAGTATGATTTCATGGAAGACACCTCAGAACTCCCCCGTGAAACAATCTCCGCATTTCGTAAGCGTCGTCTCGCTGATAAAAAGTACGAGTTTACAGACGAGAATACAGAGAACATCCCTCTGAAAGTAATGAGGAAAAGACGCGATCTCGAACACCAattacagcaacagcagcagcaacccttTGTAGTCGTCTCGGGTTCCAAAGATGTCAATGAAGATTGGGAATGGAACTTTAGTTGCACAGTTGGTACGAATGACGTGCTCCGACCCTTTAATTCCAACATCCCGACTCCCATCCGGTCTCCTGATTGGGACCGACTTGGCGAACTAGTTGAGGATATCCGGCCGCCTATTGAACCTCAAAGAGAACCTTCAAAGCTGGCTGAGCCGCCAACTTGCGTCGCTCAATTTCAACGAagatactttgaagtggacgACGAACTAGTCAGTGTTATTACGGATATTGAAG ATGATGACCTCAGTAGCAGTACGGGCTATCACAATGCTTTGCCGTTAGAAGTTCACGGAGCTGGATATAATCAAATGGCCATGGTCTCGAACGCTAAAGCCTTTCGACTG AAATTACCTCATGTCTGCGTTAAACAGATGAGCATAGACACTGAACAATTTTGTCATGAAATGGCACAACGACTATGCACTCAAGCGCAAAAGAAATATTGGTTTTGCAGTGATTTCAACGTAGAAATTATCGATTTATGTCTCGAAACAAATGACGTCGTAGCAGCTG CTTATATGCTTGTCGAAGCAGATGTCCCTCGGACCAAtca GAAAATGCAACGATGTTTGTGCCAAGCTAGCGTCTTTTTCGCCTGGAATACGGAAACCGGACAGCATCGAATCATTGATTACGATTTACCCGTTGAGATTGCAACACTTTCTACCCAAAACCAATCGGTTTCTACCAG ATCCGGTTGGCATCCAGCCAAAGATATTGGCCGACGTTTACGAAAAGAACTCATGACTCCAGAAAAACCCGTTTACACTCTGACAAACATCCCCGAACTTACAG GGCGATCGTTCAATGTAATCTATGATCCATCTCGAACATTCGCTATTGTCTTATATgacaagaaatattaa
- the LOC124314728 gene encoding sorting nexin-7-like isoform X2, whose protein sequence is MSAGSENLEEDYVDHTDRMRNSNTIEALTEIENAGDLILMKGTFNQNDLRDLQVLLDQPQKHVTPFETYISYQVSTKTSRIEFEKQNYVVRRRYSDFEWLRNQLSLCYPTLIVPPLPEKHSLFEQIDRYDRDFITSRMQLLHRFLNRLADHPVLSCDKKFEAFLIDTPVEFSTFKKSFAGFGLFGKMSESLQNMASSYVAKGRTVEFEKMSEYVDKLSEKIRTMEKIGQRIQKERTAYLQDLQMVQPILNQWQAYEPNLSQGLQAIGEAAITCADAQRKLVDCQKPSLSVPLHEYGLYTEAAKDSLRNRDNAQIDYEVHMEQLCRVKAEQTQLETAPLSDHPVMFGMNMWKSPEQVQQQRMQQLETGASTLAVQVEVSRDKMECANENLRADFERWNQVKSRDLKNILQEMADLHIKMYEQSLNAWSKALPIVKNESQAQI, encoded by the exons ATGTCAGCAGGTTCAGAGAATTTAGAGGAAGATTATGTAGATCATACAGATAGAATG AGAAACTCCAATACGATTGAAGCCTTGACGGAGATCGAGAATGCTGGAGATCTAATTCTAATGAAGGGCACATTTAATCAAAATGATCTTCGTGATTTGCAGGTTCTGTTAGACCAGCCTCAGAAACATGTTACACCATTTGAAACTTACATCAG TTACCAAGTCTCTACAAag ACTAGTcggattgaatttgaaaagcaAAACTATGTGGTTCGCCGTCGATATTCCGACTTTGAGTGGCTCAGAAACCAACTTTCATTGTGTTATCCAACACTTATAGTACCTCCACTTCCTGAGAAGCACTCCTTGTTTGAACAGATCGACAGATATGATCGCGATTTCATCACTTCAAGAATGCAACTCCTTCACAGATTCCTTAATCGTCTTGCAGATCATCCCGTTTTGAGCTGcgacaaaaagtttgaagcATTCCTGATTGACACTCCAGTG GAGTTTTCTACATTCAAAAAGTCATTCGCTGGTTTTGGACTGTTTGGCAAGATGAGTGAGTCTCTACAAAATATGGCTTCGTCTTATGTCGCTAAAGGAAGAACCGTAGAATTTGAAAAGATGAGTGAATATGTTGACAAATTATCGGAGAAGATTCGCACTATGGAAAAGATTGGTCAGAGAATCCAGAAAGAGCGTACAG CCTACCTACAGGATTTACAAATGGTGCAGCCTATTCTCAACCAATGGCAGGCCTACGAACCGAATTTGTCTCAGGGATTACAAGCTATTGGAGAGGCAGCGATTACTTGCGCTGATGCTCAACGCAAATTAGTTGACTGTCAGAAACCAAGTCTCTCAGTG CCCCTCCATGAGTACGGATTGTATACCGAAGCCGCCAAGGACTCTCTTCGCAATCGAGATAATGCCCAAATTGATTATGAAGTTCACATGGAACAGCTTTGCCGTGTCAAGGCCGAACAGACACAA TTGGAAACAGCCCCGCTTAGCGACCATCCCGTAATGTTCGGGATGAATATGTGGAAAAGCCCGGAGCAAGTTCAACAACAACGAATGCAACAGCTAGAGACCGGCGCTAGTACGCTGGCCGTGCAAGTCGAG gtAAGCCGAGATAAAATGGAATGTGCTAACGAAAATTTGCGCGCCGATTTTGAACGCTGGAACCAAGTCAAGTCACGGGACCTGAAGAATATTTTACAAGAAATGGCTGACTTGCACATCAAGATGTATGAACAG TCATTAAATGCTTGGTCAAAAGCGTTGCCTATAGTGAAAAACGAATCTCAAGCACAGATTTAA